The genome window taagcctacgggctacattaattcgagttcgaatcattcactcgactaagcctacgggctacatttttGAGTccgagcaaacactcgctcgaccatcATGCCCACGGgttatatttcttcaagatcgaatcattgacaactaataagcctaaagggctacattgccccaagtttgaGTAAACGCTCGCTCGGTTACAGAGACTACgaggtccaaatttgattaagttgtttaaaacATTGTGGAAACATTCATAAAGCGAATAAAGTCCTCACAAGACGGGAAACAAAAATAGAAGCAAGTCGGCGAAATGGGAGATATGCCTATAcacaaatttatctgcatgggtgattacaacgtaaaaactgagaactaaatttctcgaccgggagcggtctcttctttatcaggtccccccccattttcggatccactcttgctcccatcgtcatcgtcatcaccatcagaaaccagagcttcagcatcagcttcgagttcttttgccctttttatctTTTCCGCGAGATCGAGgccgcgagcatgaatctcctcgagagtttcccttctggatcggcacttagcaagttcggtgACCCAATGCGCTCGACTATCAGCAGATtcagctgcctctcttgcctggacttgggcagcttcagcatcggcccaatAGACGGTCACGAGCGCATCTGCATCGGCCTTCGCCTTTTCAGCATCGGATTCAGCCTTGGcgagtacagaggccaaccgagcctcaagctcctcaattcttcttgcttgaaccaggcatttttccttcattttctgaagttgggtttcagacGACGATAACTGTGAtcgagcagtttctttttctgcagcaaagcggtccatatcttctttccaccgcaaggacTCCAtccttatcacgtcgacctcctcacgaagcttcccgatcatctcgattttttgctgcagctgtgagaccgaaatgttagctatcgttccggtatcaagcccataggctttcaaaagcatcattacctgctcagacaaatcattctgatctcgataagccttggccagctcagctcggaggtcttttatttcctcctctctctgccctaaggaaagtctaagggagttcctctcgtcaGTAGCGCGGTGTAGGTCAGCCGCaatcgatgcagctcattctgggaacgagaacattgttctcAATGGACTGT of Nicotiana tomentosiformis chromosome 7, ASM39032v3, whole genome shotgun sequence contains these proteins:
- the LOC138896270 gene encoding uncharacterized protein; the protein is MESLRWKEDMDRFAAEKETARSQLSSSETQLQKMKEKCLVQARRIEELEARLASVLAKAESDAEKAKADADALVTVYWADAEAAQVQAREAAESADSRAHWVTELAKCRSRRETLEEIHARGLDLAEKIKRAKELEADAEALVSDDKFVYRHISHFADLLLFLFPVL